One region of uncultured Methanolobus sp. genomic DNA includes:
- a CDS encoding ABC transporter permease, which translates to MKPVKIFKVSLNMVKHNKLRSWLTIIGVVIGIASVMTVVTMGDYFHDQVTKTLEQLETDTISIYAYTSHGFFYEEEVGIQDSDLQVENEYIEDTDSDFEGKLTKKDIYTLKKIPEIEYIDVVVENYAMMDTGFSQMDVRLKGVDPGVWGELNAEKIAEGRSLIAEDRNAIVITHSLANEEFKDRKIRVNQMVLLNNKSYRVAGILEEQEGGLFGGWGDGTIIYIPYEEVYRVDSESTGYKKEKDVYDSIEVTLYEGYDERTVIDKMDQELQLARRVDEDSKDFDIYANLDGIENANKIITGLTAFLSLIAGISLLVGSVGIANSMFTSVLEKTKEIGIMKAIGARNKEIMMIFLFNAALIGLVGGIIGIAIGTVVVQLIVFGISMYMEIPFEFTLSLKATIVATFVSIIVGLIAGYMPAKNASKLNPVDALRYE; encoded by the coding sequence ATGAAACCTGTTAAGATATTCAAAGTATCACTGAACATGGTAAAACACAACAAACTCCGAAGCTGGCTTACCATAATAGGAGTTGTTATCGGGATTGCCTCTGTTATGACAGTTGTTACCATGGGAGACTATTTCCATGACCAGGTGACTAAGACACTTGAACAACTGGAAACTGATACTATTTCTATATATGCTTACACATCTCATGGTTTTTTTTACGAAGAGGAAGTAGGCATTCAGGACTCGGACCTTCAGGTTGAAAATGAATATATAGAGGACACGGATTCTGATTTTGAAGGAAAACTAACAAAAAAAGATATCTATACACTTAAAAAAATACCGGAAATAGAATATATTGATGTTGTAGTTGAAAATTATGCCATGATGGACACCGGTTTTAGTCAGATGGACGTACGTCTCAAAGGAGTTGACCCTGGTGTATGGGGTGAGCTCAATGCAGAAAAAATCGCAGAGGGTCGCTCACTGATAGCAGAAGACAGAAATGCAATAGTTATCACTCATTCACTGGCTAACGAGGAATTCAAGGATAGAAAAATAAGAGTTAACCAGATGGTCCTTCTCAACAATAAATCGTACAGAGTTGCAGGAATCCTTGAAGAACAGGAAGGAGGACTTTTCGGAGGATGGGGGGATGGTACTATTATTTACATACCATATGAAGAAGTATATAGAGTTGATTCAGAAAGCACCGGTTACAAAAAAGAGAAAGATGTGTACGATTCAATTGAAGTAACACTTTATGAAGGCTATGATGAAAGAACTGTAATTGATAAAATGGATCAGGAACTTCAATTAGCAAGGAGAGTGGATGAAGACTCAAAAGATTTTGATATCTATGCGAATCTTGATGGTATCGAAAACGCAAACAAGATCATCACCGGATTGACAGCATTTCTTTCATTAATTGCCGGTATCTCATTACTTGTTGGTTCCGTAGGCATTGCTAACAGCATGTTTACCTCTGTACTTGAAAAGACAAAGGAGATAGGTATTATGAAAGCTATCGGAGCCAGAAACAAAGAGATAATGATGATATTTCTCTTCAATGCTGCCCTTATCGGACTGGTCGGAGGAATTATTGGTATTGCAATCGGGACTGTTGTAGTACAGCTTATTGTGTTTGGAATATCAATGTATATGGAGATTCCATTCGAATTTACCCTGAGTTTAAAGGCAACAATCGTTGCGACATTTGTTTCAATTATAGTCGGATTGATAGCAGGATATATGCCTGCAAAAAATGCATCGAAATTAAATCCTGTTGATGCCTTGAGATACGAATAA